A section of the Candidatus Eisenbacteria bacterium genome encodes:
- the rpsI gene encoding 30S ribosomal protein S9: MAESNVIVSVGRRKEAVVRVRMRPGSGQRVVNGQPMMDYFKRSVLVMVAEKPMVLTNMMDKVDFTANCKGGGLSGQAGALSMGLARALQKMDPGLRAMLGTEGLLTRDSRMKERKKYGQPGARKRFQFSKR, translated from the coding sequence TTGGCAGAATCAAACGTGATCGTGTCCGTGGGCCGGCGCAAGGAGGCGGTCGTCCGCGTCCGCATGCGTCCCGGTTCCGGGCAGCGTGTGGTCAACGGGCAGCCCATGATGGACTACTTCAAGCGCTCCGTCCTGGTGATGGTCGCGGAGAAGCCCATGGTGCTGACCAACATGATGGACAAGGTGGACTTCACCGCCAACTGCAAGGGCGGGGGTCTCAGCGGCCAGGCCGGCGCCCTCTCGATGGGCCTGGCGCGGGCGCTCCAGAAGATGGACCCGGGCCTGCGTGCCATGCTGGGCACCGAGGGGCTCCTGACGCGCGACTCGCGGATGAAGGAGCGCAAGAAGTACGGTCAGCCGGGCGCGCGCAAGCGCTTCCAGTTCTCCAAGCGTTAA
- the rplM gene encoding 50S ribosomal protein L13 yields the protein MRTAIPRESEITAKWYLVDAEGQTLGRMAANIASVLRGKHRPIFTPHMDLGDHVVVINAARVQVTGKKLEKKQYFRHTMYPGGARFTPMGEILDKNPERLITMAVKGMLPKTRLGRALLKKLKVYAGAEHPHQAQGPEPIRLTHLGGVAPRA from the coding sequence ATGCGAACCGCAATTCCCCGAGAGTCCGAGATCACAGCCAAGTGGTACCTGGTGGACGCGGAGGGGCAGACGCTCGGCCGGATGGCAGCCAACATCGCCTCCGTGCTGCGCGGCAAGCACCGCCCCATCTTCACGCCGCACATGGACCTGGGCGACCACGTCGTGGTGATCAACGCGGCCCGCGTGCAGGTGACCGGCAAGAAGCTGGAGAAGAAACAGTACTTCCGTCACACCATGTACCCGGGCGGCGCGCGCTTCACGCCGATGGGTGAGATCCTGGACAAGAACCCGGAACGCCTGATCACGATGGCGGTCAAGGGCATGCTGCCCAAGACCCGCCTCGGCAGGGCGCTCCTGAAGAAGCTGAAAGTGTACGCGGGAGCCGAGCACCCGCACCAGGCCCAGGGTCCCGAGCCCATCCGGCTCACGCACCTGGGCGGTGTGGCGCCGCGCGCCTGA
- a CDS encoding superoxide dismutase produces MEGISKKTMEEHFKLYQGYVNKSNEILEKLESLDRDPARANQVFSDLRVLKHELTFAIGGVKNHELYFGHLGGGGGEPGGALADAIRANFGSFEAWAKDLKATGIAARGWVWLALDHDYGTLFNYLGDAQNTFPVWNATPILALDTYEHAYFIDHGAARGPYIDAFMKVLDWKVVEGHYARAVKMSAK; encoded by the coding sequence ATGGAGGGCATCTCGAAGAAGACCATGGAGGAGCACTTCAAGCTCTACCAGGGCTACGTCAACAAGTCGAACGAGATCCTCGAGAAACTGGAGTCCCTCGACCGTGACCCGGCCAGGGCCAACCAGGTGTTCAGCGACCTGCGGGTGCTCAAGCACGAGCTGACGTTCGCCATCGGCGGGGTGAAGAACCACGAGCTCTACTTCGGCCACCTCGGCGGCGGGGGAGGCGAGCCCGGTGGGGCCCTGGCGGACGCGATCCGGGCCAACTTCGGTTCGTTCGAGGCGTGGGCGAAGGACCTCAAGGCCACCGGCATCGCGGCGCGCGGCTGGGTGTGGCTGGCGCTGGACCACGACTACGGCACGCTGTTCAACTACCTCGGCGACGCCCAGAACACCTTCCCGGTCTGGAACGCCACGCCCATCCTGGCGCTGGACACCTACGAGCACGCCTACTTCATCGACCACGGCGCGGCGCGCGGGCCCTACATCGACGCCTTCATGAAGGTGCTGGACTGGAAGGTCGTGGAGGGGCACTACGCGCGCGCGGTGAAGATGAGCGCGAAGTAG
- the rpsB gene encoding 30S ribosomal protein S2, with amino-acid sequence MSEITMKDLLEAGVHFGHQTRRWNPKMRKYIFLERNGIHIMDLQKTMKCVEEARKAVHKLVRDGGKVLFVGTKKQAKETIAEEAVRCGMFHVTERWLGGTLTNFRTIRSNIQRLKEIEQMQKDGTMEKLSKKEAASNEKERVRLEKCFSGIKDMGGLPQLMFVVDTKREKIAVAEANRLSIPIVAVVDTNCDPDPIDHPIPGNDDAIRAIRLFSRLVSDTVLDARQTASEGRDVETVVETVYHAGPEAEGEFTRVP; translated from the coding sequence ATGTCGGAAATCACCATGAAGGACCTCCTCGAAGCGGGGGTCCACTTCGGCCACCAGACCCGCCGGTGGAACCCGAAGATGCGCAAGTACATCTTCCTCGAGCGCAACGGGATCCACATCATGGACCTGCAGAAGACCATGAAGTGCGTCGAGGAGGCCCGCAAGGCGGTCCACAAGCTCGTCCGCGACGGCGGCAAGGTGCTCTTCGTCGGCACCAAGAAGCAGGCCAAGGAGACCATCGCCGAGGAGGCCGTGCGCTGCGGGATGTTCCACGTGACCGAGCGCTGGCTCGGCGGCACGCTCACGAATTTCCGCACCATCCGCTCGAACATCCAGCGTCTCAAGGAAATCGAGCAGATGCAGAAGGACGGCACCATGGAGAAGCTGTCCAAGAAGGAGGCCGCCTCCAACGAGAAGGAGCGCGTCCGCCTCGAGAAGTGCTTCTCCGGCATCAAGGACATGGGCGGGCTCCCGCAGCTCATGTTCGTGGTGGACACCAAGCGCGAGAAGATCGCGGTGGCCGAGGCCAACCGGCTGAGCATCCCCATCGTCGCCGTGGTGGACACCAACTGTGATCCCGACCCCATCGACCACCCGATTCCCGGCAACGACGACGCCATCCGTGCCATCCGGCTGTTCAGCCGCCTGGTGAGCGACACCGTGCTCGACGCGCGGCAGACGGCGAGCGAGGGCCGGGACGTGGAGACCGTCGTCGAAACGGTGTACCACGCGGGCCCGGAGGCCGAGGGCGAGTTCACCAGAGTGCCGTAG
- the recJ gene encoding single-stranded-DNA-specific exonuclease RecJ, which yields MARTTWCLAPPPPQEALRDLARDLEVPETVARILWNRNLRDLDRARRFLVPEVEHLEDPFLMADMEKAVARIGQAVERGDIIMVHGDYDVDGVTSTYLMTKALRILGAKVDYFIPDRLRDGYGLSDTGLDEAERRGVKLIVTVDCGVTAAEPVEESLRRGIDVIVTDHHEPLGPLPRASAVVNPKRPDCPYPFKELAGIGVTAKVVQALFSRMLPVDARSFLEEHLDVIALGTIADVVPLVGENRVLAKLGMHRLEATRNQGLVALKETAGLKTRRVDSGHVAFILAPRINAAGRLGKADTGVKLLQAGSVGEAMELAETLEEDNNLRRRIDEETLAEAEAQIAAHVDLERHSVIVLWSDRWHSGVLGIVASRLVERYCRPTILIAMDGEEGRGSGRSLPGLNLWEALATVQDCLIAYGGHSHAAGLNIERSHLDEFRDRLNTEVAARLTAEDYTHRLDLDSELPLSGCDLKLVEWLERLSPWGLRNGEPLFLARDVELSGWSSVVSRNHLKMVVRQNGHVCECIGFNLGHMAGELNRAPGRFSLAFTPIRNVWQGRERVQLKVKGVEPGA from the coding sequence ATGGCTCGCACCACCTGGTGCCTCGCGCCGCCGCCTCCGCAGGAGGCACTCCGCGACCTGGCTCGGGACCTCGAAGTGCCCGAGACGGTTGCGCGCATCCTGTGGAACCGCAACCTGCGCGACCTGGACCGCGCGCGCCGCTTCCTGGTCCCGGAAGTGGAGCACCTCGAGGACCCGTTCCTGATGGCCGACATGGAAAAGGCCGTGGCGCGCATCGGGCAGGCCGTGGAGCGAGGCGACATCATCATGGTCCACGGCGACTACGACGTGGACGGCGTCACCTCCACCTACCTGATGACCAAGGCGCTGCGCATCCTGGGCGCGAAGGTGGACTACTTCATCCCCGATCGCCTGCGGGACGGCTATGGCCTCTCGGACACCGGCCTGGACGAAGCGGAGCGGCGGGGAGTGAAGCTGATCGTGACCGTGGACTGCGGCGTGACCGCCGCCGAGCCGGTGGAGGAGTCGCTGCGCCGCGGGATCGACGTGATCGTCACCGACCACCACGAGCCCCTGGGGCCGCTGCCCCGCGCCTCGGCGGTGGTGAACCCCAAGCGACCCGACTGCCCCTATCCGTTCAAGGAGCTGGCCGGCATCGGGGTGACCGCCAAGGTGGTGCAGGCGCTGTTTTCGCGGATGCTGCCCGTGGACGCGCGCAGCTTCCTCGAGGAGCACCTGGACGTGATCGCGCTGGGCACCATCGCCGACGTGGTGCCGCTGGTGGGGGAGAACCGGGTGCTGGCCAAGCTCGGCATGCACCGCCTGGAGGCCACCCGCAACCAGGGCCTGGTGGCGCTCAAGGAGACCGCCGGCCTCAAGACCCGCCGGGTGGACAGCGGCCACGTGGCCTTCATCCTGGCGCCTCGGATCAACGCGGCGGGGAGGCTGGGCAAGGCCGACACCGGGGTGAAGCTGCTGCAGGCGGGCTCGGTGGGTGAAGCCATGGAGCTGGCGGAGACCCTGGAGGAGGACAACAACCTCCGGCGTCGCATCGACGAGGAGACCCTCGCCGAGGCGGAGGCCCAGATCGCCGCCCACGTAGATCTTGAAAGGCACTCGGTGATCGTGCTGTGGTCGGACCGCTGGCACTCGGGCGTGCTGGGCATCGTGGCCTCGCGGCTGGTGGAGCGCTACTGCCGCCCCACCATCCTGATCGCGATGGACGGCGAGGAGGGCCGCGGCTCGGGCCGCAGCCTGCCCGGGCTCAACCTGTGGGAGGCGCTGGCCACGGTGCAGGACTGCCTCATCGCCTACGGCGGCCACAGCCACGCGGCCGGGCTCAACATCGAGCGCAGCCACCTCGACGAGTTTCGCGACCGGCTGAACACCGAGGTGGCCGCCCGGCTCACCGCCGAGGACTACACGCACCGGCTGGACCTGGACAGCGAGCTCCCGCTCTCCGGCTGCGACCTGAAGCTGGTGGAGTGGCTGGAGCGGCTCAGCCCGTGGGGCCTGCGCAACGGCGAGCCCCTGTTCCTGGCGCGTGACGTGGAGCTCTCGGGCTGGTCCAGCGTGGTGAGCCGCAACCACCTCAAGATGGTGGTGCGCCAGAACGGCCATGTGTGCGAGTGCATCGGATTCAACCTCGGACACATGGCGGGCGAGCTGAACCGCGCCCCCGGCAGGTTTTCCCTCGCGTTCACACCCATCCGCAACGTCTGGCAGGGACGGGAGCGGGTGCAGCTCAAGGTGAAGGGGGTCGAACCGGGCGCATGA
- the maf gene encoding septum formation protein Maf has translation MTPFPFAGLFLGDAPLVLASGSPRRAELLRLVGAEFEVVMPPEEPDPHDAWPHQVVMDLARGKARGVAATRPDAWVLGADTLVWSRGRPLGKPEGREGAREMLRELSGAWHEVYTGICLVRHGRSHQAWERSLVRFVDLTDSQIDVYIATGEPMDKAGAYGIQGFGALWVDRVEGCYFNVMGLPLSRLARLFAEAARDRKTS, from the coding sequence ATGACTCCTTTCCCGTTCGCGGGCCTCTTCCTGGGGGACGCCCCCCTGGTGCTGGCCTCCGGCTCGCCCCGCCGCGCGGAGCTGCTGCGCCTGGTGGGGGCGGAGTTCGAGGTGGTGATGCCGCCCGAGGAACCCGACCCGCACGACGCCTGGCCGCACCAGGTGGTGATGGACCTCGCCCGCGGCAAGGCCCGCGGCGTGGCCGCCACCCGGCCGGATGCGTGGGTCCTGGGGGCCGACACCCTGGTCTGGAGCCGCGGTCGGCCCCTGGGCAAGCCCGAGGGCCGGGAGGGGGCCCGGGAGATGCTCCGGGAGCTCTCCGGAGCCTGGCACGAGGTGTATACCGGGATCTGCCTGGTGCGTCACGGCCGGAGCCACCAGGCCTGGGAGCGCAGCCTGGTTCGATTCGTGGACCTAACCGATTCGCAGATAGACGTTTACATTGCCACCGGGGAACCCATGGACAAGGCCGGGGCCTACGGCATCCAGGGTTTTGGCGCCCTGTGGGTGGACCGGGTGGAAGGGTGCTATTTCAACGTCATGGGGCTGCCCCTTTCCCGGCTCGCGCGGCTGTTCGCCGAGGCCGCCCGGGACCGCAAAACCTCTTGA
- a CDS encoding ABC transporter permease, producing MAGARRSLALEVVGMALEAMRANKMRSFLTTLGVVIGVSTVIAMGAMVQGLDRSMARQFRTFGSHILWIRPFAQNGPRNGPLPDSLRMRHSFTEEDLVAIRENCPAVKKIAPIKGIDGAPSVEYRNLKARSGNVLGTTSDYIEISGMDLARGRVFTDGETSHSGQVVLLGQDIMETLFPNTPAVGKTIHIGGIPFVVVGELARRGKMFGQSTDNFLIIPYTALRKFFPGEEGGDRQNEFAMKAKPVREDQMTAAIDQITEVLRRQRHLKSRQADNFSIETDDALINLYHQMTGAIYLVMMAISSIALMVGGIGVMNIMLVSVKERTREIGVRMALGARRADILTQFLLEAATLTGVGGVLGILLGAGLSGLVSLLTPLPSAVAPWSVFAGLALSVGTGLFFGIYPAYRASRLDPIDALRYE from the coding sequence ATGGCTGGCGCGCGCCGCTCCCTGGCGCTCGAGGTGGTGGGCATGGCGCTGGAGGCCATGCGGGCGAACAAGATGCGCTCGTTCCTGACCACGCTGGGCGTGGTGATCGGGGTGAGCACCGTCATCGCCATGGGCGCGATGGTCCAGGGCCTGGACCGCAGCATGGCGCGACAGTTCCGCACCTTCGGCTCCCACATCCTATGGATCCGCCCGTTCGCGCAGAACGGCCCGCGCAACGGTCCCCTGCCCGACAGCCTGAGGATGCGGCACTCCTTCACCGAGGAAGACCTCGTGGCGATCCGCGAGAACTGTCCCGCGGTGAAGAAGATCGCACCCATCAAGGGCATCGACGGCGCTCCCAGCGTGGAGTACCGGAATCTGAAGGCGCGCAGCGGCAACGTGCTGGGCACCACCTCCGACTACATCGAGATCAGCGGGATGGACCTGGCGCGGGGGCGGGTGTTCACCGACGGAGAGACCAGCCACAGCGGGCAGGTGGTGCTGCTGGGCCAGGACATCATGGAGACGCTGTTCCCCAACACCCCCGCGGTGGGCAAGACCATCCACATCGGCGGGATCCCGTTCGTGGTGGTCGGGGAGCTCGCACGGCGCGGGAAGATGTTCGGGCAGTCCACCGACAACTTCCTGATCATCCCCTACACCGCGCTGCGGAAGTTCTTCCCGGGCGAGGAGGGGGGCGACCGCCAGAACGAATTCGCCATGAAGGCCAAGCCGGTCCGCGAGGACCAGATGACTGCCGCGATCGACCAGATCACCGAGGTGCTGCGCAGGCAACGCCACCTGAAGTCGCGTCAGGCGGACAACTTCTCCATCGAGACCGACGACGCGCTCATCAACCTGTATCACCAGATGACCGGGGCCATCTACCTGGTGATGATGGCCATCTCGTCCATTGCGCTCATGGTGGGCGGCATCGGCGTGATGAACATCATGCTGGTGTCGGTGAAGGAGCGCACCCGAGAGATCGGCGTGCGCATGGCGCTGGGCGCGCGCCGTGCGGACATCCTGACCCAGTTCCTGCTCGAGGCCGCCACGCTGACCGGGGTCGGGGGGGTCCTCGGGATCCTGCTCGGTGCGGGTCTCAGCGGCCTGGTTTCCCTGCTGACGCCGCTGCCCTCGGCCGTGGCGCCGTGGTCGGTGTTCGCGGGGCTGGCGCTGTCGGTGGGGACGGGGCTGTTCTTCGGCATCTACCCCGCCTACCGGGCCTCCCGGCTGGATCCCATCGACGCCCTGCGGTACGAATAA
- a CDS encoding D-tyrosyl-tRNA(Tyr) deacylase: MIAAVQRVSRAEVRVDGEATGRIGAGLVVLLGVAVGDTDADVEWLASKCANLRIFADDKRLMNRSVLEVGGGALVVSQFTLLGDTRRGRRPGFERAAPPETAERLYEEFCARLGQLGVPVERGRFRAHMEVELVNDGPVTLILDSREARP; encoded by the coding sequence GTGATCGCCGCGGTGCAGCGGGTTTCGAGGGCCGAGGTGCGCGTGGACGGAGAAGCGACCGGGCGCATCGGGGCGGGCCTCGTGGTGCTGCTGGGCGTGGCCGTGGGCGACACCGACGCGGACGTGGAATGGCTGGCCTCGAAGTGTGCGAACCTGAGGATCTTCGCCGACGACAAGCGCCTGATGAACCGCTCGGTCCTGGAGGTCGGGGGCGGTGCGCTGGTGGTGTCGCAGTTCACTCTCCTGGGCGACACGCGCCGGGGCCGCCGTCCCGGGTTCGAGCGCGCCGCGCCGCCGGAGACGGCCGAGCGGCTGTACGAGGAGTTCTGCGCCCGGTTGGGCCAGCTCGGGGTGCCGGTGGAGCGCGGACGGTTCCGAGCGCACATGGAGGTGGAGCTGGTCAACGACGGTCCGGTCACGCTGATCCTGGACAGCCGCGAGGCACGCCCATGA
- a CDS encoding bifunctional (p)ppGpp synthetase/guanosine-3',5'-bis(diphosphate) 3'-pyrophosphohydrolase, whose amino-acid sequence MTDETGLLNPLLEELRVRSPRAEEAVVRSAFEFASLAHHGQVRRSGQPFVSHTVETTRILMGLLGSHLDSTIVASALLHDVVEDTPVTSHELGQAFGTEVARLVEGVTKIGHLHFDSPRAEQAENFRKMILSMASDLRVILIKLADRVHNMRTLEFLPPEKISRIARETLDVYAPLAHRLGIGSFKRELEDLALKHLEPEAYREIARSVQAKREERAERLEQIRVPIAEALVKAGIEAEISGRPKHFYSIYKKLKEKGREFHELHDLLGLRVITADEAACYHALGIIHGLFTPIQERIKDYIATPKSNMYQSIHTTVIGPARQVVEIQIRTGDMHRTAELGVAAHYSYKEGGRSDRELDKKLGGFLRDTAQWTAELSDEEWMQLLQTSLYQDEIFVFTPKRDLRQLPKGSTPVDFAFSIHSEIGLHCVGAKVNGQFVPLRTRLRSGDTVEVVTQPTGRPSKDWIEFVRTPAARHKVRHWLKAQHQAEAIVLGKEMLDRELRRARRAVPDRELLDAAQSLGVSELPQLYAKIGQGSLSAPQVVHKLFPELQERRRKGPLEQLGDMLPRKAEGVRIQGQDSLLVHIAKCCQPVPGEPVVGIVTQGRGVSVHRHVCPNTFAERVPAERRVDVTWDAKIGEAFPVRLVVHGSDRPSLLADVAKAIAAEKCNIRSAGMTASDGSARGTFLVEVHNRRHLQEVLGAVRRVRGVSAVERFQSGLGSK is encoded by the coding sequence ATGACCGACGAGACCGGCCTGCTCAACCCCCTGCTCGAGGAACTGCGTGTCCGCAGCCCCCGCGCCGAGGAGGCAGTGGTGCGCAGCGCGTTCGAGTTCGCTTCGCTCGCGCACCACGGCCAGGTGCGCCGCTCCGGGCAGCCCTTCGTCAGCCACACCGTCGAGACCACCCGCATCCTCATGGGCCTCCTGGGCAGCCACCTCGACTCCACCATCGTGGCGTCCGCGCTGCTCCACGACGTGGTGGAGGACACCCCGGTCACCAGCCACGAGCTGGGCCAGGCCTTCGGCACCGAGGTGGCGCGCCTGGTGGAGGGCGTCACCAAGATCGGGCACCTGCACTTCGACAGTCCGCGCGCCGAGCAGGCCGAGAACTTCCGCAAGATGATCCTCTCCATGGCCAGCGACCTGCGGGTCATCCTGATCAAGCTGGCCGACCGCGTGCACAACATGCGCACGCTGGAGTTCCTCCCCCCCGAGAAGATCAGCCGTATCGCCCGCGAGACGCTGGACGTGTACGCCCCGCTCGCCCACCGCCTGGGCATCGGCAGCTTCAAGCGCGAGCTGGAGGACCTGGCGCTCAAGCACCTCGAGCCCGAAGCCTACCGGGAGATCGCCCGCAGCGTGCAGGCCAAGCGCGAAGAGCGCGCCGAGCGGCTGGAACAGATCCGCGTGCCCATCGCCGAGGCGCTGGTCAAGGCCGGCATCGAGGCGGAGATTTCTGGCCGGCCCAAGCACTTCTACAGCATCTACAAGAAGCTCAAGGAGAAGGGCCGGGAGTTCCACGAGCTGCACGACCTGCTGGGCCTGCGCGTGATCACCGCCGACGAGGCCGCGTGCTACCACGCCCTGGGGATCATCCACGGGCTGTTCACGCCCATCCAGGAGCGCATCAAGGACTACATCGCCACGCCCAAGTCCAACATGTACCAGTCGATCCACACCACCGTGATCGGGCCGGCGCGCCAGGTGGTCGAGATCCAGATCCGCACCGGGGACATGCACCGCACCGCGGAGCTGGGGGTGGCGGCGCACTACAGCTACAAGGAGGGCGGGCGCAGCGACCGCGAGCTGGACAAGAAGCTGGGCGGGTTCCTGCGGGATACGGCCCAGTGGACCGCGGAGCTCTCCGACGAGGAGTGGATGCAGCTGCTGCAGACCTCCCTGTACCAGGACGAGATCTTCGTGTTCACCCCCAAGCGGGACCTGCGACAGCTGCCCAAGGGCTCCACGCCGGTGGACTTCGCATTCTCCATCCACTCCGAGATCGGGCTGCACTGCGTGGGGGCCAAGGTGAACGGCCAGTTCGTGCCGCTGCGCACGCGGTTGCGCAGCGGCGACACCGTGGAGGTGGTCACCCAGCCCACCGGCAGGCCCAGCAAGGACTGGATCGAGTTCGTGCGCACGCCGGCCGCGCGCCACAAGGTGCGCCACTGGTTGAAGGCGCAGCACCAGGCCGAGGCCATCGTGCTGGGCAAGGAGATGCTCGACCGTGAGCTGCGCCGCGCGAGGCGCGCGGTGCCCGACCGCGAGCTGCTGGACGCGGCCCAGTCGCTGGGGGTCTCGGAGCTGCCGCAGCTCTACGCCAAGATCGGGCAGGGCTCGCTGTCCGCCCCGCAGGTGGTGCACAAGCTCTTCCCCGAATTGCAGGAACGGCGGCGCAAGGGCCCGCTGGAGCAGCTGGGGGACATGCTGCCGCGCAAGGCCGAGGGCGTGCGCATCCAGGGCCAGGACAGCCTGCTGGTGCACATCGCCAAGTGCTGCCAGCCGGTGCCGGGCGAGCCGGTGGTGGGAATCGTCACGCAGGGCCGCGGCGTCTCGGTGCATCGCCACGTGTGCCCCAACACCTTCGCCGAGCGCGTGCCCGCCGAGCGGCGCGTGGACGTGACCTGGGACGCGAAGATCGGGGAGGCGTTCCCGGTGCGCCTGGTGGTGCACGGCAGCGACCGGCCCAGCCTGCTGGCCGACGTGGCCAAGGCCATCGCCGCCGAGAAGTGCAATATCCGCTCGGCCGGCATGACCGCCTCCGACGGATCGGCCCGCGGCACGTTCCTGGTGGAGGTGCACAATCGCCGCCACCTCCAGGAGGTGCTCGGGGCGGTGCGGCGAGTGCGCGGGGTGAGCGCGGTGGAGCGGTTCCAGAGCGGGCTGGGCAGCAAGTGA